A window of Mucilaginibacter paludis DSM 18603 contains these coding sequences:
- a CDS encoding alpha-ketoacid dehydrogenase subunit alpha/beta, whose protein sequence is MPTTALDTSNKPETALSFNDFKNIVITDYRVGFESRQASLIGRREVLTGKAKFGIFGDGKEVAQLAMAKSFRPGDWRAGYYRDQTFMFATGMSTLKEFFAQLYANPDVEKDPASAGRQMNCHFATRTINQQGEWNNLTEMMNCAADISTTGGHMPRLLGLAYASKLFRQNKELEHLSNFSINGNEVAFGTIGNASTSEGLFFEAFNAAGVLQVPMAISIWDDAYGISVPAKYQTTKEDISEILKGFQREEGTNGYEIFKVRGWDYVALCETYEKAISICRQEHVPVMIHVTEMTQPQGHSTSGSHERYKSKERLAWEDEHDCLLQMRKWMVESAIATSEELDLLEEEAKKYVRSCQREAWNDLQNEIKAGLNHANTLINNLASASAKSDRLQEIAKTLAECIDPARRDVVAAVRQALLATVKENNEARGVLLSWIKNETEKNKDRFNSKLFTDTPYSPLKVPVVAAAYADDARTVDGREVLNACFDTNFTRDKTIVAFGEDVGAIGDVNQGFAGLQAKYSDLRIADTGIREATIIGQGMGLAMRGLRPIAEIQYLDYLMYAMNVLSDDLASLSYRTFAGQKAPLIVRTRGHRLEGIWHSGSPLGFILNALRGIHICVPRNMTQAAGMYNTLLRGDEPALVIECLNGYRLKEKLPANVGDFTVPLGKAEILRQGSDITVISYGSTLRMVQEAAADLEAIGINIEIIDPQTLYPFDLDHICAESLKKTNKLLIVDEDVPGGASAYILQHILEVQNGYYHLDGQPCTLTAKQHRPPYGSDGDYFSKPSHEDIVETIYNIMGETNPDRYPAIY, encoded by the coding sequence ATGCCTACTACTGCGCTTGACACTTCAAACAAACCCGAAACCGCCCTTAGCTTTAACGATTTTAAAAACATCGTGATAACGGATTACCGTGTAGGCTTTGAAAGCAGACAGGCCAGCCTGATTGGCCGCAGGGAGGTTTTGACGGGCAAGGCTAAATTCGGGATTTTTGGCGATGGCAAGGAAGTGGCCCAACTGGCTATGGCTAAAAGCTTTAGGCCTGGAGATTGGCGCGCAGGTTATTACCGTGACCAAACCTTTATGTTTGCCACGGGCATGAGCACCCTGAAGGAATTTTTTGCACAATTATACGCTAACCCGGATGTGGAGAAGGACCCCGCATCTGCCGGAAGGCAAATGAACTGCCACTTCGCTACGCGTACCATTAACCAACAGGGCGAATGGAACAACCTGACGGAGATGATGAACTGCGCGGCAGATATATCAACTACCGGCGGCCATATGCCCCGTTTACTGGGCCTGGCTTATGCGTCAAAGCTGTTTAGGCAAAACAAGGAGCTGGAGCACCTTAGCAATTTTTCTATCAATGGTAACGAGGTTGCTTTTGGCACTATAGGTAATGCATCAACTTCCGAAGGCCTGTTTTTCGAGGCTTTTAACGCGGCCGGTGTATTGCAGGTGCCTATGGCTATTTCCATTTGGGATGATGCTTATGGTATTTCTGTTCCGGCTAAATATCAAACTACCAAAGAGGATATATCCGAAATACTCAAAGGCTTTCAGCGCGAAGAGGGCACCAACGGATACGAAATATTTAAGGTACGGGGCTGGGACTATGTAGCCTTGTGCGAAACTTACGAAAAGGCCATCAGCATTTGCCGCCAGGAGCATGTGCCGGTGATGATACACGTTACCGAAATGACGCAGCCGCAAGGCCACTCCACTTCCGGATCGCATGAGCGTTACAAATCGAAAGAACGTTTGGCATGGGAAGATGAGCACGATTGTTTATTGCAGATGCGTAAATGGATGGTAGAATCGGCGATAGCCACGTCTGAAGAATTGGATTTGCTGGAAGAAGAGGCAAAAAAATATGTCCGCAGCTGCCAGCGCGAGGCCTGGAACGATTTACAGAACGAAATTAAGGCCGGGCTTAACCACGCCAATACGCTTATTAATAACCTGGCTTCGGCGTCGGCAAAAAGCGACAGGTTGCAGGAAATAGCAAAAACGTTAGCCGAGTGTATCGATCCGGCCCGCAGGGATGTGGTAGCCGCTGTGCGCCAGGCATTATTAGCCACCGTTAAAGAAAACAACGAGGCACGTGGTGTTCTTTTAAGCTGGATAAAAAACGAAACCGAAAAAAATAAAGATCGCTTTAACTCTAAATTATTTACTGATACGCCTTACAGTCCGCTTAAGGTGCCCGTTGTTGCAGCAGCATATGCCGACGACGCCCGGACAGTTGATGGCCGCGAGGTTTTAAACGCCTGCTTTGATACCAACTTTACGCGCGACAAAACTATTGTTGCTTTTGGTGAAGATGTAGGCGCCATTGGCGATGTAAACCAAGGCTTTGCAGGCTTGCAAGCCAAATACAGCGATTTACGGATTGCTGATACCGGCATCCGCGAAGCTACCATTATTGGGCAGGGTATGGGCCTGGCCATGCGTGGCTTACGCCCCATTGCCGAGATACAGTACCTGGATTACCTGATGTATGCCATGAACGTTTTAAGCGACGATCTGGCCAGTTTAAGCTACCGTACCTTTGCCGGCCAAAAGGCCCCGCTTATTGTGCGCACGCGCGGCCACAGGCTCGAAGGGATATGGCACTCGGGTTCGCCGCTTGGTTTTATTTTAAATGCCTTACGTGGCATACACATTTGCGTACCCCGCAACATGACACAGGCCGCCGGTATGTACAACACCCTGCTGCGTGGCGATGAGCCCGCGCTGGTAATTGAATGCCTTAACGGCTACCGCCTGAAAGAAAAATTGCCAGCCAACGTGGGTGATTTTACCGTGCCACTGGGCAAAGCCGAAATTTTGCGCCAGGGCAGCGATATCACGGTGATATCCTACGGCTCAACATTACGCATGGTACAGGAAGCGGCAGCCGACCTGGAAGCGATAGGTATTAACATTGAAATTATTGACCCGCAAACGCTGTATCCTTTTGATCTGGACCACATCTGCGCCGAATCGTTAAAGAAAACTAACAAACTTTTAATTGTTGACGAGGATGTACCCGGCGGAGCATCGGCCTACATACTGCAACATATTTTAGAAGTACAGAACGGCTACTACCATTTAGATGGCCAGCCCTGTACCCTGACAGCCAAACAGCACCGCCCTCCCTACGGCTCCGATGGCGACTACTTTAGCAAACCATCGCACGAGGATATTGTTGAAACCATCTACAACATCATGGGCGAAACCAACCCTGATCGATATCCGGCTATTTATTGA
- a CDS encoding ApeA N-terminal domain 1-containing protein has product MIDAVEVKGYWFLPDDPDNRVAGILSYLPNQKITLELIGSFNDPHDYMFALTQDDSKRTDIILGESSDAKSITLLNCSSYGTLNFSCSFPMQKFSVQYCLMGIHLSNLQDAAFNQVTVKMPGLTKWVNHYCVKYSIPFKNDNMNGFNLSFDRDNSNLISVQLDNNLDLELEFTCSPPATPHDEKLLVRQAYQLNILSKSNLPFRELLSQVSKFKSFLTLGTLCSIGYQSIELYSPNEFQELKDGERIYHPISCYYNQLDKVNADTINTKDFLFTYDHIEASFEDVIKNWYGFDDLMAPILKHLIESIKEKNIFNTGDFLIVVQALEGYATRFRPNIPAKKKFPTLIEQLTFLRDEFSYVQLVKNTPLDLDIVVNSRHYYSHFFPKMASAHVAAGIELYELTQKLKVILVCCVLSQAGFAQRDIITILIAYRDRVN; this is encoded by the coding sequence ATGATTGATGCTGTTGAAGTAAAAGGATACTGGTTTTTACCTGATGATCCGGATAATAGGGTTGCAGGAATTTTAAGTTACCTGCCTAACCAAAAAATTACGCTGGAATTAATCGGTTCTTTCAACGACCCGCATGATTATATGTTTGCCTTAACGCAGGATGACTCAAAGCGCACTGATATCATCCTGGGAGAAAGTTCTGATGCCAAAAGTATTACTTTGCTCAACTGTTCGTCTTATGGCACCCTGAATTTTAGCTGCTCTTTCCCGATGCAAAAGTTCAGCGTCCAATACTGTTTAATGGGGATACATTTAAGTAACCTGCAAGATGCAGCCTTTAATCAGGTGACGGTTAAAATGCCCGGCCTGACTAAATGGGTAAACCACTATTGCGTTAAATACTCCATACCATTTAAGAATGATAACATGAATGGTTTTAACCTGAGTTTTGATCGTGATAACAGCAACCTTATTTCTGTACAACTTGACAATAATTTAGATTTGGAGTTAGAATTTACCTGTTCGCCGCCCGCGACACCTCATGATGAAAAATTGCTCGTCCGGCAGGCATACCAATTAAACATCCTTTCAAAAAGTAACCTGCCCTTTCGTGAATTGCTATCACAGGTGTCAAAATTCAAATCGTTTCTCACGCTCGGTACGCTATGCAGCATTGGCTACCAATCCATCGAACTATACTCCCCCAATGAATTTCAGGAGTTAAAAGATGGCGAGAGAATTTATCACCCTATCAGCTGCTATTATAATCAATTAGATAAGGTAAATGCGGATACCATAAACACCAAAGACTTTTTGTTTACCTATGACCATATCGAAGCCTCTTTTGAAGATGTAATTAAGAATTGGTACGGGTTTGATGATTTAATGGCGCCGATCTTAAAACATCTTATTGAAAGCATTAAGGAAAAGAACATATTCAATACCGGAGATTTCCTGATTGTCGTACAGGCTTTGGAGGGCTACGCAACCAGGTTCAGGCCGAACATCCCGGCAAAAAAGAAGTTTCCTACATTGATAGAGCAGCTAACCTTTTTGCGCGACGAGTTTTCATATGTGCAGTTGGTTAAAAACACCCCACTTGATCTGGATATAGTGGTCAATTCTCGTCATTACTATTCGCATTTCTTTCCCAAAATGGCGAGCGCACATGTAGCTGCCGGAATAGAACTATATGAACTTACACAAAAGCTTAAAGTGATTCTGGTTTGCTGTGTACTTAGTCAGGCGGGATTTGCGCAGCGTGATATTATTACCATATTGATAGCTTACCGAGATCGGGTTAATTAA
- a CDS encoding pyridoxal phosphate-dependent aminotransferase has translation MPSISTKGLEMPASPIRKLTPFADKAKQQGKKVYHLNIGQPDIETPEVMLNAIKNIDFKVWAYTASEGTLSYRTKLTSYYNKLGYNITPDDIIVTTGGSEAIIITMLTCLNPGDEVIIPEPFYANYNGFACQSDVVVKPILSYIENGFALPAISEFEKLITDKTKGIMICNPNNPTGYLYSPEELEALKELALKYDLYLFSDEAYREFCYDGRTFTSPMHLDGLDEHVVVLDTVSKRYSACGARLGCMITKNKAIIASALKFAQARLSPGMVEQIAGEAAVDTPDEYFEKVNKEYTHRRDVLVQALNKMDGVFCPNPGGAFYVVATLPIDNADKFCQWILEEFEYHNQTVMMAPATGFYSTPGAGTNQVRMAYVLNADDLQKAMTCLEQALLVYPGRVALIPETESAKLNQGQ, from the coding sequence ATGCCAAGTATTTCAACAAAGGGCCTGGAGATGCCCGCTTCCCCCATCAGAAAGTTAACGCCCTTTGCCGACAAAGCCAAACAGCAGGGTAAAAAGGTTTATCACCTTAATATCGGCCAGCCGGATATTGAAACACCCGAGGTAATGCTCAATGCCATTAAAAATATCGATTTTAAGGTTTGGGCCTATACCGCTTCAGAGGGTACTTTATCTTACCGCACCAAACTTACTTCGTACTATAATAAATTGGGCTATAACATCACCCCAGATGATATCATCGTAACTACCGGAGGGTCTGAAGCTATCATCATCACGATGCTTACCTGCCTTAACCCCGGCGACGAGGTGATTATCCCCGAACCTTTTTATGCCAACTATAACGGTTTTGCCTGCCAAAGCGACGTTGTGGTGAAACCCATATTATCGTATATTGAAAATGGTTTTGCCTTGCCGGCGATAAGCGAATTTGAAAAGCTGATCACCGATAAAACCAAAGGCATCATGATTTGTAACCCCAACAACCCAACAGGATATTTATACTCGCCGGAAGAGCTCGAAGCCTTGAAAGAACTGGCATTGAAATACGATCTGTACCTGTTTTCGGACGAGGCCTACCGCGAGTTTTGCTACGATGGCCGCACCTTTACATCGCCCATGCACCTGGATGGCCTGGACGAGCATGTGGTAGTGCTGGATACGGTGAGCAAGCGTTACAGTGCCTGCGGCGCACGCCTGGGCTGCATGATCACCAAAAACAAAGCCATTATAGCATCGGCCCTTAAATTTGCTCAGGCCCGGTTAAGCCCCGGTATGGTTGAGCAAATTGCCGGCGAAGCTGCCGTTGATACCCCCGACGAATACTTTGAAAAGGTAAATAAAGAATACACCCATCGCCGCGATGTACTGGTACAGGCCCTTAACAAAATGGACGGCGTATTTTGCCCCAACCCTGGCGGCGCCTTTTACGTGGTTGCCACTTTACCCATTGATAATGCCGATAAGTTTTGCCAGTGGATACTCGAGGAGTTTGAATACCATAACCAAACCGTAATGATGGCACCTGCTACCGGCTTCTACAGTACCCCGGGCGCAGGCACAAACCAGGTAAGAATGGCTTATGTTTTAAATGCCGACGATTTGCAAAAGGCGATGACCTGTTTGGAACAGGCTTTGCTGGTATATCCGGGAAGGGTGGCCCTGATACCCGAAACCGAAAGTGCAAAGCTTAATCAGGGCCAATAA
- a CDS encoding aldehyde dehydrogenase family protein yields MPRKKARERCLNEDMEIMSFEIFGPVLPIIPYRDFAEVIKAVGMHKQPLALYYFGSNNENLSRLKSETLSGGITVNDVFLHLLQDDSPFGGVGKSGMGSYRGFEGFCSFSNSRSVFIQSKLDFTYLLKPPYKTFKVRMLDFLIGHI; encoded by the coding sequence ATGCCAAGAAAAAAGGCGCGAGAACGGTGCCTTAACGAAGATATGGAGATTATGTCCTTTGAGATTTTTGGGCCAGTTCTTCCAATCATTCCTTACAGAGATTTCGCCGAGGTAATAAAAGCCGTAGGAATGCACAAGCAACCTCTTGCGTTGTATTATTTCGGAAGTAACAACGAAAATTTAAGCCGTTTGAAATCAGAAACGTTATCGGGTGGGATCACCGTCAACGACGTTTTTTTACATCTTTTGCAAGATGACTCGCCATTTGGCGGAGTTGGGAAAAGCGGAATGGGAAGTTACCGTGGATTTGAAGGTTTCTGTTCCTTTTCAAATTCAAGGTCTGTTTTCATCCAATCCAAATTAGATTTTACTTATCTGCTAAAGCCTCCTTACAAAACTTTCAAAGTCAGAATGCTGGATTTTCTTATTGGACATATTTGA
- a CDS encoding aldehyde dehydrogenase family protein, with amino-acid sequence MFGKLCNGGQICVAPDYLFVPENQLEEYIEAFCGEYKKIYKGITLLTSIINEKEKARIIELIADAKKKGARTVP; translated from the coding sequence TTGTTTGGAAAACTATGTAACGGAGGGCAGATTTGCGTTGCTCCTGACTATCTCTTCGTTCCCGAAAATCAATTGGAAGAATACATAGAAGCTTTTTGCGGAGAATATAAAAAAATATATAAAGGCATAACACTATTAACCAGCATCATAAATGAAAAAGAAAAAGCACGAATCATTGAACTGATAGCAGATGCCAAGAAAAAAGGCGCGAGAACGGTGCCTTAA
- a CDS encoding DUF1573 domain-containing protein, whose protein sequence is MKKLMMICAVILGFTVTASAQTDNKAEFKFAEEKHDFGKIPQGKPVTCDFTYTNVGQEPLIITDVKPTCGCTIADFTKTPVLKGGKGTIKITYNAAVASVFNKTIVVTSNAKTPTKYLIITGEVVTAPATTGSR, encoded by the coding sequence ATGAAAAAATTAATGATGATCTGCGCTGTAATTTTAGGGTTTACCGTTACAGCCTCGGCGCAAACTGATAACAAAGCCGAATTTAAATTTGCCGAAGAGAAACACGATTTTGGAAAAATTCCGCAAGGCAAACCTGTTACCTGCGATTTTACTTATACTAACGTTGGCCAGGAACCCCTGATTATTACCGACGTTAAGCCAACATGTGGGTGTACCATTGCCGATTTTACCAAAACCCCTGTATTAAAAGGTGGAAAAGGTACCATTAAAATTACTTACAATGCAGCGGTTGCGTCAGTTTTTAATAAAACCATTGTAGTAACATCAAACGCTAAAACACCTACTAAATATTTAATTATTACCGGCGAGGTGGTTACGGCGCCAGCCACTACAGGAAGCCGGTAA
- a CDS encoding GIY-YIG nuclease family protein produces MLRTIISDAYKWDERDQIVAALDTLCNPNDTYGWASAGIYCYWNYETKEILYVGLAVDLTERFKQHNDYYPSIDPRGCKVEQVKKYFNENEKLGFSIVVQSPLSQPSIRKVREQFSELFEENELASETGQSGIDEIQRLEGFLIESFLQINKVLPSWNKIGGSVRGRRSVKPSNKTVLRILASHEAHYLAAKSTLREIAASAKLERYENYLHAVRMFVPFIGAQRAFDLLDAKDPVGTYGHIMSDNYLQKLLTL; encoded by the coding sequence ATGTTGCGAACTATTATTTCAGATGCATATAAATGGGATGAACGGGATCAAATTGTTGCTGCGTTAGATACTCTTTGCAATCCAAATGACACCTACGGATGGGCATCAGCAGGTATTTATTGTTACTGGAACTACGAAACGAAAGAAATACTTTATGTAGGCCTGGCAGTTGATCTCACTGAACGCTTTAAACAACATAATGATTATTACCCAAGCATAGACCCGCGAGGCTGTAAGGTAGAACAAGTAAAAAAGTATTTTAACGAGAATGAAAAGCTTGGCTTTTCCATAGTTGTGCAATCTCCACTCTCTCAGCCATCTATACGCAAAGTGCGGGAGCAGTTTTCTGAACTGTTTGAAGAGAATGAACTGGCGAGTGAAACAGGCCAAAGTGGTATTGACGAAATTCAGCGATTGGAAGGCTTTTTAATCGAAAGCTTCCTCCAAATTAACAAAGTCCTTCCATCCTGGAACAAGATTGGGGGTTCAGTCAGGGGACGCCGTTCTGTAAAACCTTCCAACAAAACAGTTCTCCGCATTCTTGCTAGCCATGAAGCACATTACTTGGCTGCGAAATCAACCTTAAGAGAGATCGCTGCCAGCGCCAAACTGGAACGTTACGAAAATTACCTGCATGCGGTCAGAATGTTTGTCCCGTTCATTGGTGCGCAACGCGCTTTTGATTTGCTTGATGCAAAAGATCCGGTAGGCACTTACGGCCATATCATGAGTGATAATTATCTGCAAAAATTATTAACGCTATAA
- a CDS encoding site-specific integrase, whose amino-acid sequence MNKTFGLLFYVKRSKMTGNGTAPVYLRITVDGERIEISSKRYVNPDKWNANGQKLNGTSEEVRSLNNYLKTLEHEVYEIHRYLMEKKLPLTAVNLKNALLKKEEVTTCKMLIPIFKEHNRQVAALIGTEYAQGTADRYETSLKHTQAFLKWKYKVDDINIEGIDHEFIMSYDFYLRSERKCANNSTVKYMKNFKKIILMCIDNGWLDKDPFIKYKPKVKVVAREYLTKEELETMATKSYSSSRIEQVKDIFIFCCYTGLAYIDVKQLKRSEIIKGIDGQQWIFTTRQKTNTASRIPLLTQASEIIQKYKHHPECADMDKVLPVLSNQKMNSYLKEIADICGINKELTFHIARHTFATSVTLANGVSIESVSKMLGHKNIRTTQHYAKILDSKVSEDMQLLKLKLAN is encoded by the coding sequence ATGAACAAAACTTTTGGACTACTCTTCTATGTGAAGCGATCAAAAATGACCGGAAACGGAACTGCTCCTGTTTATTTACGGATTACAGTCGATGGAGAACGTATTGAGATTTCCTCTAAACGCTATGTCAATCCCGACAAATGGAATGCAAACGGACAGAAACTAAATGGCACCAGTGAGGAAGTACGCTCGCTTAATAACTACCTAAAAACCCTCGAACATGAGGTTTACGAAATCCACCGATACCTAATGGAAAAGAAACTACCATTAACGGCGGTCAATCTAAAAAATGCCTTGCTAAAAAAAGAAGAAGTGACAACCTGTAAAATGCTGATACCAATCTTTAAAGAGCATAACAGGCAGGTTGCCGCACTTATCGGAACTGAATATGCCCAAGGAACGGCTGACCGCTACGAAACCAGTTTAAAGCATACCCAGGCATTTTTGAAATGGAAGTATAAAGTAGATGATATAAATATCGAAGGTATTGACCATGAATTTATTATGTCCTACGATTTTTATTTACGTTCGGAGCGCAAGTGTGCCAATAACTCCACCGTAAAGTACATGAAGAACTTTAAAAAAATCATCCTGATGTGTATTGACAACGGATGGCTCGACAAAGATCCTTTTATTAAGTATAAGCCTAAAGTAAAAGTAGTAGCGCGGGAATATCTGACTAAAGAAGAATTAGAAACAATGGCTACCAAATCGTACAGCAGTTCACGGATTGAGCAGGTGAAAGATATATTTATTTTCTGTTGTTATACCGGGCTTGCGTATATAGATGTTAAGCAACTTAAACGCTCTGAAATTATTAAAGGCATAGACGGACAGCAATGGATTTTCACCACAAGGCAAAAAACCAATACAGCATCCCGAATACCACTTTTAACGCAAGCCTCGGAAATCATTCAGAAATATAAGCATCACCCTGAATGTGCTGATATGGATAAAGTTTTGCCTGTATTATCGAACCAAAAAATGAACAGTTATTTAAAAGAGATAGCGGATATTTGTGGAATTAATAAAGAATTGACTTTTCATATTGCAAGGCATACGTTTGCCACTTCCGTAACTTTAGCCAATGGCGTATCTATTGAGAGCGTAAGTAAAATGCTCGGTCATAAAAATATCAGGACAACGCAGCATTACGCCAAAATACTGGATTCTAAAGTTAGTGAAGATATGCAGTTATTGAAGCTGAAATTGGCCAATTGA